The region GTTGAATAGGTAAATCTCTACTAAATCGTCTGTCTATTAAAGTAAGTAATTCAATCGATTTAGGTCTGCCAAACGACTGAATTGCTGTTAATGCTGCACGAATACTTCTACCTGTATACAATACATCATCAATAAATACAACCTGTTTATCTTCTACTAAAAAATCGATTTGAGTTTTATTCGCTTCTAAAGTTTTTTCATTTCTTCTGAAATCATCTCTAAAAAATGTAATATCTAACAACCCAAGTTTGACTTGGTCAATTTGATAGTCGTCCTTTAAAATTTTAGCAATTCTTTCAGCTAAAAAGGAACCTCTTGGTTGAATTCCGATCAATATGGTAGTAGAAAAATCTGAATGCTTTTCAATTAATTGACAAGCTAGTCGGTGTAGAATGATATTGACTTCTTTAGAAGTAAGCAATATTTTTTGACTCATAGTATGTGTGTTGTTGTGTGTGTAAAAATACGAATTTCAATAACAATATCAAAAATCAAATTCAATATCAAATTCAATATCAATATCAAATTCAATATAAATAACAATTTCAAAATTCAAATTCAATAACAATATCAAATTTAATAACAATATCAAAAATAAAATTCAATTTCAAAAATCAAATTCAATTTCAATATCAATTACAATTTCATTAGTTCATCATACAATCGATGTGTAGGTAACCCAACAACATTTGTATAAGAGCCTTCAATTTTTTCAATGGCAACTAAACCAATCCATTCTTGAATACCGTACGAACCAGCTTTATCAAAAGGTTTATATAAATCAATATAATACGTTATTTCTGAATCATTTAATTCTTTAAAGGCAACTAATGTTTTTTCAAAAAATGTAGTTGTTAAATTAACCGTTTTTATGCAAACAGAAGTTATAACTTCATGTGTTTTACCCGACATTTCTTTTATCATAT is a window of Flavobacterium indicum GPTSA100-9 = DSM 17447 DNA encoding:
- the pyrR gene encoding bifunctional pyr operon transcriptional regulator/uracil phosphoribosyltransferase PyrR, coding for MSQKILLTSKEVNIILHRLACQLIEKHSDFSTTILIGIQPRGSFLAERIAKILKDDYQIDQVKLGLLDITFFRDDFRRNEKTLEANKTQIDFLVEDKQVVFIDDVLYTGRSIRAALTAIQSFGRPKSIELLTLIDRRFSRDLPIQPDYRGRQVDAINNEKVRVKWHEKDGEDAVYIE
- a CDS encoding Maf-like protein; the encoded protein is MLKEKFRNKNIILASGSPRRQHFLRELNVDFEIRLKDIEEIYPDHLKAEEITNYLAELKANAFQDELIDNDVLITSDTVVWLNGKALGKPKDAVDAFNMIKEMSGKTHEVITSVCIKTVNLTTTFFEKTLVAFKELNDSEITYYIDLYKPFDKAGSYGIQEWIGLVAIEKIEGSYTNVVGLPTHRLYDELMKL